The Fragaria vesca subsp. vesca linkage group LG2, FraVesHawaii_1.0, whole genome shotgun sequence genome includes a window with the following:
- the LOC101291297 gene encoding ethylene receptor-like, with the protein MMESCDCVEAQWPPDELLVKYQYISDVFIALAYFSIPLELIYFVQKSAFFPYRWVLMQFGAFIVLCGATHFINVWTFSMHTKTVAIVMTIAKVSCAVVSCATALMLVHIIPDLLSVKTREIFLKNKAEELDREMGLILTQEETGRHVRMLTHEIRSTLDRDTILKTTLVELGRTLGLEECALWMPCRSGMNLQLSHTLNYDAQIGSTVPFSLPIVNEVFKSSRAMRIPYTCPLARIRPLVGRYMQPEIVALRVPLLDHSNFQMNDWPDVYAIMVLILPTDSTRKWRDHELELVDVVADQVAVALSHAAIVEESMRASDQLVEQNVALDLARREAELAIRARNDFLAVLNHEMRTPMHAIIALSSLLLETELTPDHRVMIESVLKNSNLLETLINDVLDLSRLEDGSLDLDIGKFNLHGVFREAIDLIKPIATVKKLSMSLILAPDVPVCAVGDENRLMQTILNVAGNAVKFTKDGYVSVIASIARPESSRDWRPPEFYPAPSDGHFYLRVQVKDSGSGILPQDIPRIFTKFTQPRNGSNRVNDGAGLGLAICKRFVNTMGGHIWIESEGIDKGTLVVFIVKLAICDSCSTTIAHQTVPKGEANHGSADLIGYKPAFRDGYGLASTNARYQRSL; encoded by the exons ATGATGGAGTCATGTGATTGTGTTGAGGCACAATGGCCCCCTGATGAACTTCTGGTGAAGTATCAGTACATATCGGATGTGTTTATTGCGTTGGCGTATTTCTCGATTCCATTGGAGCTCATATACTTTGTGCAGAAATCTGCTTTCTTCCCATATAGATGGGTGCTTATGCAGTTTGGTGCTTTCATTGTGCTTTGTGGCGCAACGCATTTCATAAATGTGTGGACATTCTCTATGCACACCAAAACTGTTGCCATCGTGATGACTATTGCAAAGGTCTCCTGTGCTGTTGTGTCGTGTGCAACGGCGTTGATGCTTGTTCACATTATTCCGGATTTGTTGTCTGTCAAGACCCGGGAGATCTTTCTCAAGAATAAGGCTGAAGAGCTTGACAGAGAGATGGGTCTTATTCTAACTCAGGAAGAAACAGGAAGGCATGTTAGAATGCTGACACATGAGATTAGAAGCACACTTGACAGAGACACTATACTGAAAACCACTCTTGTTGAGCTGGGAAGGACTTTAGGCCTTGAGGAATGCGCTTTGTGGATGCCATGCAGGAGCGGGATGAACCTTCAACTTTCTCATACTCTCAACTATGACGCCCAAATTGGGTCTACTGTGCCATTTAGCCTTCCTATAGTTAATGAAGTTTTCAAGAGCTCTCGAGCAATGCGTATACCATATACCTGCCCCTTGGCCCGGATCAGACCACTTGTGGGAAGGTATATGCAACCTGAGATTGTCGCTCTGCGTGTACCGCTGTTGGATCATTCAAATTTCCAAATGAACGACTGGCCTGATGTCTATGCCATCATGGTTCTGATTCTACCAACAGATAGCACTAGAAAGTGGCGAGACCATGAACTTGAACTGGTTGATGTTGTTGCAGATCAG GTAGCTGTTGCTCTTTCACATGCTGCTATTGTTGAAGAGTCCATGCGAGCCAGTGATCAGCTTGTGGAGCAGAATGTTGCTTTAGATTTGGCCCGGAGAGAAGCAGAGCTGGCAATCCGTGCTCGCAATGATTTCCTTGCTGTCCTGAACCATGAAATGAGGACACCAATGCATGCAATAATTGCATTGTCTTCACTTCTCTTAGAAACAGAACTAACACCAGACCATAGGGTTATGATAGAATCGGTACTAAAGAATAGCAACCTTTTGGAAACGCTTATTAATGATGTTCTAGATCTTTCTAGACTTGAAGATGGCAGCCTAGACTTGGACATTGGAAAGTTTAACCTTCATGGAGTTTTCAGAGAG GCAATCGATCTGATAAAGCCTATTGCTACTGTGAAGAAGTTATCCATGAGTTTGATTCTGGCCCCGGATGTGCCTGTATGTGCTGTTGGGGATGAGAACCGGCTTATGCAAACTATCTTAAATGTTGCTGGTAATGCTGTCAAATTTACAAAGGATGGTTATGTTTCAGTTATAGCATCTATTGCAAGACCAGAATCTTCAAGAGATTGGCGACCACCTGAATTTTATCCAGCGCCAAGTGACGGCCATTTTTACTTACGAGTTCAG GTCAAGGATTCTGGCAGTGGTATTCTTCCCCAAGATATTCCTCGTATTTTCACCAAGTTTACTCAGCCCAGAAATGGATCCAATCGAGTAAATGATGGTGCAGGACTTGGACTTGCCATTTGCAAAAG GTTTGTGAATACCATGGGAGGTCATATTTGGATCGAGAGTGAGGGCATTGACAAGGGAACTCTTGTTGTATTTATCGTCAAACTCGCGATATGTGACAGTTGCAGTACAACAATAGCACATCAAACAGTACCTAAAGGAGAGGCAAATCACGGAAGTGCAGATCTCATTGGATACAAACCAGCTTTTAGAGATGGTTATGGTTTAGCTTCAACAAATGCACGTTATCAAAGAAGTCTTTGA
- the LOC101291589 gene encoding fumarate hydratase 2, chloroplastic-like, which yields MPEPIIRAFGILKKCAAKVNMEYGLDQSIGKAIMEAAQEVAEGKLNQHFPLVVWQTGSGTQSNMNANEVIANRAAEILGHKRGEKFVHPNDHVNKSQSSNDTFPTVHCYIATAMELNSRLIPSLKVLHAALDSKANEFKDIVKIGRTHTQDATPLTLGQEFSGYSTQVMYGIDRVMGALPRMYQLAQGGTAVGTGLNTKKGFDVKIAAAVAEETKLPFVTAENKFEALAAHDAFVETSGALNTVATSLMKIGNDIRFLGSGPRCGLGELGLPENEPGSSIMPGKVNPTQCEALTMVCAQVMGNHVAITVGGSNGHFELNVFKPLMASNLLHSLRLLGDASVSFEKNCVKGIQANKERISKLLHESLMLVTSLNPKIGYDNAAAVAKKAHKEGSTLKEAALKLDVLTSEEFDSLVVPEKMIGPSD from the exons ATGCCTGAACCTATTATTCGGGCCTTTGGCATCCTCAAAAAATGTGCTGCCAAG GTGAACATGGAGTATGGTCTTGATCAATCTATAGGGAAAGCTATAATGGAAGCTGCCCAAGAAGTGGCTGAGGGAAAGCTAAACCAGCATTTTCCACTTGTTGTGTGGCAAACTGGTAGTGGAACCCAAAGCAACATGAATGCCAATGAG GTCATTGCAAACAGAGCAGCTGAGATACTTGGACATAAGCGTGGTGAGAAGTTCGTGCACCCAAATGACCATGTCAACAAATCACAATCTTCTAATGACACTTTCCCAACT GTTCATTGCTACATTGCAACAGCAATGGAACTAAATTCAAGATTGATACCGAGTTTGAAAGTTTTGCATGCTGCTTTAGATTCAAAG GCTAATGAATTCAAAGACATTGTTAAAATCGGACGCACTCACACGCAAGATGCAACACCTTTGACTCTTGGGCAAGAGTTTAGCGGCTATTCTACACAA GTGATGTATGGGATCGATCGAGTCATGGGTGCTCTTCCCCGAATGTATCAG CTTGCACAGGGCGGCACTGCTGTTGGGACCGGATTGAACACAAAAAAGGG ATTTGATGTAAAGATAGCTGCAGCGGTAGCTGAGGAAACAAAGTTACCGTTTGTTACAGCAGAAAACAAGTTTGAAGCCTTG GCGGCCCATGATGCTTTTGTGGAAACTAGTGGAGCCCTAAATACAGTTGCTACTTCTCTGATGAAGATTGGAAATGATATACGTTTCTTAGGAAG TGGTCCACGTTGTGGCCTCGGTGAACTTGGTCTTCCTGAAAACGAGCCTGGAAGCAGCATTATGCCT GGAAAGGTTAATCCTACCCAGTGTGAGGCTCTCACAATGGTTTGTGCTCAG GTCATGGGTAATCATGTGGCCATTACAGTTGGTGGATCAAATGGTCACTTTGAGCTTAATGTATTCAAACCGCTGATGGCTAGTAATCTTCTACAC TCTCTAAGGTTACTGGGAGATGCATCTGTCTCATTTGAAAAGAACTGCGTGAAAGGCATTCAAGCCAACAAGGAAAGAATCTCAAAGTTACTTCATGAG TCGCTTATGCTGGTGACATCCTTGAATCCT AAAATTGGTTATGATAATGCCGCAGCAGTTGCAAAGAAAGCCCACAAGGAGGGATCGACTTTGAAG GAAGCTGCATTGAAACTTGATGTGCTAACTAGTGAAGAATTTGACAGTCTTGTGGTGCCTGAGAAGATGATCGGTCCATCTGACTAA
- the LOC101292176 gene encoding major allergen Pru ar 1-like encodes MAVINLSQEFTSPVDAARLFKALIIDSHNLIPKLMPQAIKSIEIIEGDGGAGTIKKINFAEGTRFKYMINRIDTLDVENLMCKYTLIEGDVLGDKINSIAYEVKFIPSAIGGCVCKMMSEYQAVGDFEINEEEIRGGKERAMGMYKVVEAYLFESPGAYE; translated from the exons ATGGCTGTCATCAATTTGAGCCAGGAGTTTACTAGTCCAGTAGATGCAGCAAGATTGTTCAAGGCCTTGATCATCGACTCCCACAACCTCATCCCAAAACTCATGCCTCAGGCCATTAAGAGCATCGAAATCATTGAGGGCGACGGAGGAGCTGGAACCATAAAAAAGATCAATTTTGCTGAGG GTACTCGTTTCAAGTACATGATTAACAGAATAGACACCTTGGATGTAGAAAACTTGATGTGCAAGTACACTCTGATTGAAGGCGATGTGTTGGGGGACAAGATTAATTCTATTGCTTACGAGGTGAAGTTCATACCTTCTGCAATTGGAGGATGTGTTTGTAAGATGATGAGCGAGTACCAAGCTGTTGGTGACTTTGAGATCAATGAGGAAGAGATCAGGGGTGGCAAGGAAAGAGCAATGGGCATGTACAAAGTAGTTGAAGCTTACCTCTTCGAAAGTCCTGGTGCTTACGAGTAG